From the genome of Amycolatopsis granulosa:
CGAGTCGCGGCTCAAGGAAGCTCTCGCCGGTGACGTGGTCGACCAACTCGGCATGGACTACGTCTTCATCGACTGCCCGCCCTCGCTCGGGCTGCTCACGGTGAATGCGATGGTCGCCGCCCGCGAGGTCCTCATCCCGATCCAGTGCGAGTACTACGCGCTCGAAGGGCTCGGCCAGCTGCTCAGCAACATCGATCTGGTGCGGCGGCACCTCAACCCTGCCCTCGTCGTCTCGACGATCCTCCTCACCATGTACGACGGCCGCACGAAGCTGGCCGATCAGGTGACTGCCGAGGTGCGCGAGCACTTCGGTGACGTCGTCCTGAAGACCGTCATCCCCCGCAACGTGAAGGTGTCCGAGGCGCCCAGTTACGGCCAGACCGTGCTGGCGTACGACCCGGGTTCGCGGGGTGCGATGAGCTATGTCGATGCGGCACGGGAGCTGGCCGAGCGCGGAACCGGTATCGGAACGAGGAGGGGCATGTTATGACCGAGCGCAGGGGTGGACTGGGGCGCGGCCTGGCCGCGCTGATCCCGACCGGGCCGCCGGCGGGCGAGAGCGCCGCTTCGTCGCGTCCGGAGACACCGCCGCGTAACGGCGACAAGGACTGGTTCACCGCCAACAGCGAGGTCGTACCGGGCGGTGAGGTGGCAGGCGCCGTCTACCGCGAGATCCCGACCAGCGCGGTCAAACCGAACCCCAGGCAGCCACGGCAGGTCTTCGACGAGGACGCGCTAGCCGAGCTGGAGCACTCCATCCGTGAGTTCGGCCTCATGCAGCCGATCGTGGTGCGGGAGCTGGGCAACGGCGAGTACGAGCTCGTCATGGGCGAGCGCCGTCTGCGTGCCTCGCAGCGGGCCGAGCTCGAGTACATCCCGGCCATCGTGCGGCAGACCGCCGACGAGGCGATGCTGCGTGACGCCTTGCTGGAGAACATCCACCGCGTCCAGCTGAACCCGCTCGAAGAGGCGGCCGCCTACCAGCAGCTCCTCGACGAGTTCGAGGTGACGCACGAGGAGCTGGCCTCGCGGATCGGTCGCAGCCGGCCGGTCATCACCAACACCATCCGCTTGCTCAAGCTCCCCCTCCCCGTGCAGCGCCGCGTCGCGGCTGGGGTGTTGTCGGCCGGACACGCCCGCGCATTGCTCTCGCTGGAGGACCCCGAGGCGCAGGAGGAGCTCGCCACGCGGATCGTGGCCGAAGGTCTGTCGGTCCGGGCGACCGAGGAGGCGGTGACCCTCAAGAAGAGCGAGGCGCCGGCGAAGCCGAAGGCCGCTCCCCGCAAGCCGTTGCAGGCTCCCGGTCTGCAGGATCTGGCGAACCGGCTGTCGGACACCTTCGACACGCGGGTCAAGGTCGACCTCGGCCGTCGCAAGGGGCGCATCGTCGTCGAGTTCGGCTCGATCGACGACCTGGAGCGCATCGTGGCGATCATGGAACCGAATCGGGCAAATCGGGCGGTCAGAACCGATGAGGAATGACACCGGGACGTTTCGTCACGGTGATGATTTGATCTAGCACCAGTGCGGGCCGCCCTCCGGGCGGAAGGCGGCCCGCGGTGGTTCCGGGACTAGGCGGACCGTCGGATCGCTCGTGCGACGAGATCGGCGAAGACCTCACCCAACGACGTGCCGGCGGTCTCGATCGCCATCGGCACCGTCGAGGTCTCGGTCAATCCCGGCGAGGAGTTCACCTCCAGGAACTGGACGGTGCCGTCGGCGCACACGATCGCGTCCGTGCGGGAGATGTCCCGCAGGCCGAGCAACCGGTGCGCGGCGACGGCCAGCTCACCGACCGCCTTCGCGGACTCCTCCCCCAGCCGGGCCGGGGCGAAGAAGTCGGTCAGCCCGGCGGTGTAGCGCGAGGTGTAGTCGTAGACCCCGCTCTCCGGCACGATCTCGACCGCCGGCAGGGCCTCCGGCTCGCCGTCCCGCTCGACGACCGCGACCGCCACCTCTACACCTTCGACGAGCCGTTCGGCCAGCACGGTCTCGCCGTAGGCGAAGCACCCGACCATCGCGGCCGGGAGCTCGGCGGCGTCCCGCACGACCTGGGCGCCCAGCGCCGATCCGCCTTGGTCGGGCTTGAGGATCAGTGGCAGGCCCAGGTGGTCGACGATCGCGTCCAGCACGCCCTGCGCGCCCAGCTCGCGGAACGTGCTGTGCGGCAGCACGACCCAGTCCGGTGTCGCGTACCCGGCGGCGGACAACACGGCCTTCGCGGTCGGCTTGTCCCACGCCCGGCGGCACCCGTGTGAGCTGGTGCCCACGTACGGCACCCGCAGCATCTCCAGAACGGTCTGCACCGACCCGTTCTCACCCTGGCCGCCGTGCAGCGCCACGACGGCCGCGTCGGGCCGGTCGGAGCGCAACCGGTCGAGCAGGCTCGCGTCGGTGTCCCACTCCTCGACGGTCAGGCCCTGCTCCCGCAGCGCGGCGGACAGCCTGCGGCCGGACCGCAGCGAGACATCGCGCTCATGCGAAAGCCCGCCCGCGAGAACGGCGACGGTCGGCATAACCACGCCGGCACTCTCCTCAATCAGCAGTCTACTGTGGACACAACAGCGATCAGGCGGTGTCCGGCGACGGAGTCTCCGGCCCTGGGATCGCGCGCATGTGCACGTTACCGAACGTCCGCATCAGGTCCATTTCGGACTCGAGCACGGCGGCGAGGCGCCGCACGCCCTCCTTGATCCGCTCCGGCGTCGGGTAGCAGTACGACAGCCGCATCTGCCTGCTGCCGAACCCGTCCGCGTAGAAACCGGTTCCGGACGCGTAGGCAACCCGGGCGGTGACCGCGCGCGGCAGCATGGCCTTGGTATCCACGCCCTCAGGCACCGTCACCCAGACGTAGAACCCGCCGTCCGGGTTCGTCCAGCTGCACCCCGGCGGAAGGTACTGCTCGAGGGCGGACAGCATCGCGTCCCGCCGCTCCCGGTAGTTCTCGCGGAAGGTCTTGATCTGGCCCTTCCAGTCGTGCGTGGCGAGGTACCGCGACACGATCATCTGGTTGAAGGTCGGCGGGCACAGCGTGGCCGACTCCGCGGCCAGCACCATCTTCTCGCGCACCGCGTGCGGGGCCAGGACCCAGCCGACCCGCAGCCCGGAGGCGAACGTCTTGGAGAACGAGCCCAGGTACACCACGTTGTCCGGATCCAGCGAGCGCAGCGCCGGGTAGGTCTGGCCGTCGAAACCGAGCAACCCGTACGGGTTGTCCTCGACGACCAGCACACCGTGCGCGCGGCAGATCGCGAGGATCTCGGCCCGGCGCTCCACCGCGAGCGTCACGCCGGCCGGGTTGTGGAAGTTCGGGATCGTGTAGAGAAACTTGACGCGCTCACCGGCGCGCTCGGCGGCGGCGAGGGCCTCCCGCAGCGCCTCCGGCACCAGCCCCGCCTCGTCCATCACGACGTGCACGACCCTGGCCTGGTAGGCGGCGAACGAGCCGAGCGCCCCCACGTAGGAGGGTCCCTCGGCCAGCACGACGTCACCCGGGTCGCAGAACAGCCGGGTGACCATGTCGAGGCCCATCTGCGAGCCGACGGTCACCACGATGTCGTCGGAGTGCGCGGCGATGCCCTCCATCGCCATGACCTCGCAGATCTGCTCCCGCAGCACCGGCATGCCCTGCGCGGAGCCGTACTGGAGGGCGACCAGGCCGTCCTCCGCGATGATCTCGCCGACCTGCGTGGACAGGCTGTCCAGCGGAAGCGCGGCGAGGTTCGGCATCCCACCGGCGAGCGAAACCACCTCGGGCCGGCTGGCGACCGCGAAGAGAGCTCGGATCTCCGACGCCGTCATGCCGGCCGTGCGGGCGGCGTAACGGGCGAGGTGGGGATCGAGGTCGCGGCGGCCGGTGTGCTCGGGTGGGTTCGTCGTCATCGCACTTCGCTCTGTCGAATGGGCAGTTTCCCGAGTGTAACCACTCGTCCTTGTGATATTCCCGGCCTTTCGGCGTGGGTCACAGGCGCCTATTCTCGGATGCGGCCGAGCAGGCTGTGGCGATCTGCCGTGCCTGCTCCACGTCAGGCCGGCCGCCGCGAATCCGGGGAGGGGATCAGGTGTCGCGTCGAGTCGTGGGCGTCACCCTCGACAACCTGGAACACCTGCCCAAGCACTGCCGCCGGTGCGTGTACTGGGAGCTCGCGCCGCACCTGCGGGCGCAGGCGGAGGAGTTCGGCCAGACCGAGGTCGAGAAGGAGGCCTGGGTCTCCTCGGTGTTGCTGGAGTGGGGTTCCTGCGGCCGGATCATCTACAGCGACTCGCTGCCCGTCGGATTCGTGCTCTACGCGCCGCCGAACCTGGTGCCGCGCTCGATCGCGTTCCCCACGTCCCCGCCGAGCGCCGACGCCGTGCTGCTGACGAGTTTCCAGGTGCTGCCGGAATTCCGTGGCGGCGGGCTGGGCCGCACCCTGGTGCAGGCGGTCGCCAAGGACATGACGCGCCGCGGTGTGCGTGCGATCGAGGCGTTCGGCGATGCGCGGCCGGACGATGCGGACAACGAGCTGCTGGGGCACACCTGCGTGGTGCCCGCCGACTTCCTCAGCGCGGTCGGCTTCAAGACCGTGCGGCCGCACCCGAAGTGGCCGCGGCTGCGATTGGAGATCCGCTCGGCGTTGTCCTGGAAGGAAGACGTCGAGGCCGCCCTCGAACGGCTCCTGGGCCAGGTGAGCATCACCACGGCGGAGCCGAGCGCGGCCCGCGCCTAGACAGAGTTATCCACAGAAACGGTCCACAAGGCAGGGGTTATCCACAGCTTCCTGTGGATGACTGCTGTCTATTCGGCCTTGGCGAGCTCGTGCGCGAGCACGTCGGCGAAGGTGAACGTCCCGGTGGGCTGATCGCCCTCACCGAGCAGGTACAGCCGCTTCACCGCGATCAGGATGCCCTCGGCCACGATGTCGCGGAACGCCGGGTCGGACAGCTTCGCGCGGTCGCCCGGATTGCTCAGATAGCCGATCTCCATCCGCACCGCCGGGCACCGCGTCAGCCGCAGGATGTCCCACGTCTTCGCGTGCGTCCGGCAGTCCAGCAGACCGGTGCGGGCAGCCACCTCACGCTGCAGGTAGCCGGCCAGCAGCTCACCCACGGTGGACGTGGTGCCCAGGCCGTTGCCGAAGTGGAACGACGCCACACCCTGCGCGTGCGGCGAGGAGTTGCGGTCGCAGTGCAGCGACAGGAACAGGTCGGCACCCGCGTTGTTGGCGAACGCGGCCCGCTCGGACTCGGCCGGGCCGTTGTCCGGACCGCGCGAAATCAGGGCCTCCATACCGGTGGCCTTCATCCGGCCCTCGAGCCGGCGCGCCAGGTCCCACACGACGTCGGCCTCCCGCAGCCCGGCGATCTCGACGCCCGGGTCGGCACCGCCGTGACCGGGGTCGATGACGATCCGCTTGCCGCGTAGCCGCGGACCGGACTGGCGGACCTGCTCCTGCTCACGCAGCAGCACCGGCCGCCCACCCCGGGCACGCGGGGAGAGCTGCCGCAGGGCGCGGACCGTCGCCGGGCCGCAAATACCGTCGATGACCAGGCCATAGTCGCGCTGGAAGCTGCGCAGCGCCTGCTCGGTCTTCGGGCCGAACACACCGTCCGGACGGCCCGCGTCGTAGCCCAGTTCGGTGAGCCGGTCCTGGAGCGCGAACACGTCGTCGCCGTGCACCGGCGCGGAGATCAGGTAGGCCAGCGGCCGGCTGCCCAGGTGGAAGGTCGCGCCACGCAGGACGTGGTAGGTGGCCGACCCGACGACGCCGTCGATGAGCAGGCCGCGCCGCTGCTGGAAACCACGAACGGCCCGTTCGACCTCGTGGTCGAACAGGTTGCCGGCGTCCGGCCGGAGCAGGCCGATCGAGGCCAGCATCGACCTGATCTCAGCGACGTCGTCCCCGACATCACCGCGGCGGAGCACCCGCATGCACTCCTCGCTCTTCCTTGGGCATCGATCAAAAACCGATGCGGCACAAACAGTATCGGGCTAGCCTCGAGTACCCATTCTGCCCTGAGGACTCTCCGTGACCGCGTGGGGCCGGTCGGTGCGCCATCCGGGCGGGTGGCATGGAAAGACCCGGGGGGCCGTCCTGGGAAGACGCGCACCCCCGGGCCGGGGTTGCCTAACTCAGGCGATTACGTCGGACAGATCCGAGAGCAGCGCGGCCTTCGGCTTGGCGCCCACGATCTGCTTCACCGGCTTGCCGCCCTGGAACAGGATCAGCGTCGGGATCGACATGACCTGGTAGTCGCGGGCGGTACCGGGGTTCTCGTCGATGTCGAGCTTGGCGACGGTCAGCTTGTCCTTGTGCTCGGCGGCGATCTCCTCGAGCACCGGGGCGACCATCTTGCACGGCCCGCACCAGGTCGCCCAGAAGTCCACCAGAACCGGCTTGTCGCTGGTCAGGACGTCGTCGGCGAAGGACTGGTCGGTCACCTTGACGGTGTCGGACATTTCATCTCCCTAACTCGGTACGGGCTGGATCAGATCGCGGGGCCGTAGCCGCCGCCCACGAGCTCGGGCGCGACTTCGGCGTTCTCGGTGCCGGCGTGTTCGGCCAGCCAGCGCTCGGCGTCGATGGCGGCGGAGCAGCCGGAGCCGGCGGCGGTGATGGCCTGCCGGTAGGTGTGGTCGACCAGGTCACCGGCGGCGAACACGCCCGGCAGGTTGGTGTAGGAGGAGCGGCCCTTGGTCAGGACGTACCCCTCCGCGTCGAGGTCGATCTGGCCCTTGACCAGCTCGCTGCGCGGGTCGTGGCCGATCGCCACGAAGAAACCGGTGACGTCGAGCACGGACTCCTCGCCGGTGACGGTGTCCCGGAGCTTCAGGCCGGCCACGGTGGTGTCCCCGATGACCTGGACGACCTGCTTGTTGAGCGCCCACTTGATCTTCTCGTTGGCGCGGGCGCGCTCGAGCATGATCTTGGAGGCGCGGAAGTCCTCGCGCCGGTGCACGATCGTCACCGAACGGGCGAACCTGGTGAGGAAGGTGGCCTCCTCCATCGCCGAGTCGCCGCCGCCGAGCACCGCGATGTCCTGGTCGCGGAAGAAGAACCCGTCACAGGTCGCACAGGCCGAGACGCCGCGGCCAAGCAGTTCCTGCTCGCCGGGCACGTTCAGGTACCGCGGGGCCGAACCCATGGCCAGGATGACCGCCTTGGCCGCGTATCGCGTGCCGTGCGCGGTGACGTACTTGACGTCACCGTCCAGCTCGAGTTTCTCCACGTCCTCGGCCCGCAGCTCCGCGCCGAAGCGCTCGGCCTGCTTGCGCATCTCCTCCATCAGATCCGGGCCCTGGATGCCGTCCCGGAAACCGGGGTAGTTCTCGACCTCGGTGGTGGTCATCAGCGCGCCGCCGAACTGGGAACCCTCGAACACGAGCGGTTCCAGCTGGGCACGCGCTGCGTACACCGCGGCCGTGTACCCGGCCGGACCCGACCCCACGATGATGAGGTTCCGAACGTTTTCCGCTGCCACCCGTAGACCTCCGCTCGTCGTGACCTGCGTACCAGGCTCAACACGATCGTAGGGTCCGCTGTTCCCGGCGTGACACGGCTCGCCCCGGGACGGCGCAGGGTCAGCCGATCACCTTGTCCAGCAGCACGCCGGCGTCGCCCACACCGCAGGTCGGGGCGAAGGCGATCAGCCGGAACTTGGCCAGCTGCCCCGTGGTCAGCAACGTCAGCACGGCGGGCTGCCCGTCGATGCTGCCCGGCCGGACCCCGATGGGCTTCGCGGTGTCGGCGAACCCGGCGGCGGACAGGCACGCGTGCAGCCGGTCCGCGGTGCCCAGCGGACCGTAGTCGAACGTGCCCTGGAGCTGTCCGGCCGCGCTCGCGGTCTGGTCGCCGCGGAGGTTCAACGGCGGCTGCGCGGCGCTCTGGCCGGGGGGTGGTGCCGCCACGTTCCCGCCCGGGGATGGTGCGGGGCCGCTCGGAATGGCGATCGCGACGGCGGCCACCGCGGCGGCGGCCACGGCGACCACCCCGCTGATCCAGCCGACCCGCTTGTTCCGCCGCCGGCGGGCCGCGTCGAGGCTCACCACCGGCGCCAGGCCGGGCTGCGGCGGCTGCGGGAACGCACGGCGGGCCTCCTCGGCGATCACCGCGTCCAGCCGGGTCGCGTACTCGGCCGGCATGGGTGGCACGTCCGCGCGCAGGTCCGCCAGTCCGGCGGTGGCCGCCTCCAGCGCCGCGACGATCGCGCACGCCTCGGGATCGGCGTGGACCCGCGGCCACAGCCGCGCGGCCTCCTCGGCGTCCAGGGCACCGGCGTGCAGGTCGGCGAGCAGGTCGACAGACCAGGGCGGGCCGGCGGCCTCGATCCCCCGACTCTCGTCCGTCATCGTCCCTCCCTCTCGCGCTGTGCCCCAGGCCGGCCGCGCTCCCGTTTGCTTTCGGAAGTTGGGACGCCTGCCGGTGCATCCGGGTTCCGGAGGTGACCGAGAACTTTGGCGAGTTTGGCGCGGCCCCGCGCGCAACGGCTCTTCACGGTGCCCTCGGCGATGCCCAGCATCCGGGCGGTCTCGCTCACCGAGTACCCCTCCACGTCCACCAGCACGATCGGCAACCGCTGCTCCTCCGGGAGCTGGGCCAGTGCATCCTTGATGACCAGCCGGGTCTCCCGGTCGGCCATCGAGTCGCGCGGCGTCGCCGGCTCCTGCACCCCGGTCTCCGGCAGGGGCACCGTCGGGCGGGCCTGCCTGCGCCGGATCCGGTCCAGGCACGCGTTCACCACGATCCGGTGCAACCAGGTGGTGACCTGCGACTCCGCGCGGAAGTTCGCCGCCGCGCGGAAGGCGGAGATGAAGGCTTCCTGCAGGGCGTCGGAGGCTTCCTCGGGGTCGCGCAGGGTGCGCAGGGCCACGGCCCACATGCGGTCCCGATGCCGGCGGACCAGTTCGGTGAACGCGTGCGGATCGCCCGACGCGTGCGCCGCGAGGAGGTCGGCGTCCGTTGGTGCAGCTGCGGTCACCCGCAGCACACTACTGGGCGGGCAGGAACGTCAACTCGCCGATCTGGGACTGGAAGCCCTTGTCCGTGTCGCTCAGCTTCGTGATCCAGACGATCACGTATTGCGCCTGCTGGGGCTGCGCCAGGGTGATGTCGGTGGTGGCCCCGTTCAGCGTTGCCGTGCCGACCACCCGCGTATCGGCCAGCTCGGGGTCACGCGAGCTGGCGAGGCGGATCTCGACGGTCGTGCCCGGGCTGTTCGCGGCGATCGTGACCTTGGCCAGGTTGATCGGCTTGTCGAAGCTCGCGAGCAGGCCGACACCCTCCTTGATGGCCGGGAACTGCTGCCGGTACTGGTCGGTGCGCCAGATGGTGCCCGGGTCGCCGTCCACAGTGTTGCGGGCGCGGCTGGTGTTGTCGCCGTTGCCGTCCGGGTTGTAGACCGTGACGCTCGACGGCCCGACCGCCGCACCGATCTGCGCCTGCCCGCCGCTCGGCGGGGGTGCCACGGAGGACGAACCGGCCGGCGCGGACACCGGCGTGGTCGGGTTCGCCACGTTGATCGGCGGGCCGCCCGTGCCCGGGTCGTCCTGGAAGAAGCTGATCGCGAGCATGCCGAGCCAGGCGAGGATGCCGACCGCGGCGACGACCAGGACGGTGACCCCGAGCGCGAGCTTGCGGCGGCGCGCCCGGTCCTTCACCGGCTTCTTCGTCGTCCAGATCGTGTTGTCGCCGTCGGCCTCCATCTGGGCCTTGATCAGCTGTGTGCGCTCCTCGGCCTCGGCCGCCATCTCCAGCGCACGCACGATCGCGGCGCTGGTGCGGATGCCACCGGGGCCGCCGTCCTCGACCGTGCGCACGGCCAGCGACGACAGTTCCTGCGGCACCGATGGCTGGAGCGACCGCGGCGGCACGAGCCGCCCGTTCGGCGAGTGCGGCGCCGCCGGGATCGCGGCCGGCCCGCCCGGCAGTGGCCACCGGCCGGTGAGCAACAGGTACAGGATGCCGCCGATGGCTTTCACGTCGTCACGCAGCGTCGCGTCCGGCAGCGGGCCGGGGAACGCCAGACGCAGCGAGCCGTCGGTGGTCAGCCGGAGGCGCTGCGGGTGGTCCAGGCCGAGCACGAGGCCCGAGTGGTGGGCCCGTTCGACCGCCTCGGCCAGCCGCTGGACCATCCGGGCCGCGGCGAGCGGCTGGACCGGCCGGTCGGCGACCAGGTCGATCAGGTCCGTGCCCTTGGTCCACTCGGTGACCACCACACCCAGCAGGCCCTCACCCGAGGTGATGCCGCTGCCGAGCGTGAGCACGTCGAGCACGCGGGCGACCGCTTCGTGGTTGAACTTCGCGGCGTGCGTGGCCCTTTCCAGCGTCTTGCGCGCCTGACGTGCGGCTTCGGCGTCCGCGGGGTCGCCGACGAGCAGCGTCAGCGCGACGTCCCGCCGCAGCTGGCCGTCCCGCGCACGCCACAGGTGGGCGCCCGCCCGCTCGTCGATGCCGAACTGGGCGAGCAACCGGTACCGGCCGTCCCCGACGACGCTGCCCGGCGCGAGGGAGCCTCCCCGCGCGCGGACGCCCGTCCGGGTCGGACCGGACTGCTCGCTCCGCTTCTCGTTCACCCCACGCTCGCTTTCCGCGTCTCGAGGTCGAGGGTACGTGAACCCGCGGCATCAGACAGACTGATCGCCTGCGTCGTTCGTTACCCGCGCTTGATCAAACGGGTGATTCTCTTCGTGGCCGGTGCCAGCTCGTCCACCTTCAGCAGCGCGAGCACGCCGAACGACACGCCCAGACCGACCACGCCCTGCAGGATCAGCTTGATCCAGGCGGTCGGCCGCGGGCCGAAGTCCGGCACGATCCAGCCCACCGCGACGGCGGCCGCCACCCCCAGCACGCTCGCCACCAACGTGAACAGGATGACGCCGAGCACGCGCCTGCTGCGCAGGTTGCCCAGGCTCACCCACAGCCAGACCTGGCCCATGATCGCGCCGACCACGAACGTCAGCGAGTTGACCATCATCGCGCCGAGCACGATGTTCTGGTCGGACAGCAGCACCGGGCACAGGTACAACAACGGGATCTTGACCAGGGTCATCACGACCATGATCAACGTGGGGGTGCGGGCGTCCTTCATCGCGTAGAACACCCGCAGCTGCAGCATGACCAGCGCGTAGGGCAGCAGGCCGAACGCGGAGATGGCCAGCGCCTCGCCCAGCCGGGAGGCATCCGCGGTCGTGTTCTGCCCGCCGCTGAACAGCGCCACACCGACCGACGTGCCGATCACCGACATGACCGCCGCGATCGGCACCAGCATCACGGTCGAGATGCGCGAGGCGTAGGACAGGTCGGCGACCACCTTGCGGGTGTCCCCGTCGGCGGCGTTGCGCGACAACCGCGGCATGATCGCCGTCAGCAGCGAGACGCCGATCACGCCGTAGGGCAGCTGGAAGAGCAGCCACGCGTTCGAATAGATCGTCACGCCACCCGGGTCACCGGTGGTCAGCACCCGGGTGTTGACGGTGAAGCCGATCTGGCTGACCGCCACGTACCCGAGGATCCACAGCGCGAGCCCGCCGAACTCCTTCATGCGCTTGTCGATGCCCCAGCGCCACTTGAACCGGAACCCGCTGCGCAGCAGCGGCGGCACCAGCATCACCGCCTGCACCACGATGCCCAGCGTCACGCCGATGCCCAGCAGCAGCAGCTTCGGCTGGCCCATCTCCACCGGGTCATAGGTGATCTTCCCCGGGGTGAGCATGAACACCGCCAGCGTCACGATGACCACGAGGTTGTTCACGACCGGTGCCCACGCCGGCGGCCCGAAGACCTGCTTGGCGTTGAGGACCGCCGACAGCAGCGCGAACAGGCCGTAGAACAGGATCTCCGGCAGCAGTAGCCGGGCGAACGCCGTCGTCAGCTCGGGACTGGTCTTGCCCGGCGAACCGTCCAGGTACAGCGAGGTCAGCCACGGCGCGGCCGCCACCGCGATCACCGTGCCGATCACGAGCAGCACGAACGCGACCGTCAGCATGCGCTGCGTGTAGGCCAGGCCGCCGTCCTTGTCGTCCTGCGACCGGACCAGCAGCGGCACCACAACACTGCTGAGCACGCCACCCAGCAGCAGCTCGAAGACGATGTTGGGCAGCGTGTTGGCGATGTTGAACGAGTCGTTGACCACGCCGGTGCCCACGGCCCACACCAGCAGGATCTTCCAGAGGAACCCGGTGATCCGGCTGATCAGGGACGCGATCGCGATCCGGCTACTGGACTTCGCCAGCGACGGCGCGGCCGGCTTCTCCGGCGCCTCGACCGGTGCGTGGAACCCGGTCGCGTCCAGGCCCGGCCCCTCGCCGAACGAGGTCGACGGCGGAGCCGAGATGCGCGGCATCATCCGCGTCGCGAGCGCGTCGTAGGGGCGCAGCACGTCCGGGTCGGCCACCGGCCAGCGGTTGCTGCCCTGCACGCCGCTGATCCGCGGGATCAGCAGCGTCGCGTCGGGGTCGTTCGGCGGCAGCGGCGGCGCCCCGAACGGCATGCTGTCCTGAGGCCGCTGGCGCTCCTGCCGCCACGGGCGCACCGGCTGCCGCCGGTCCGGCGGGGCCTGGCGGCCCGTCGGGGGGATCGGCTGCCTGCGCTCCGGCGGCGGCTGTCGCCGCGGCGGCTGCGCGATCCGCTCAGGCGGCAGCTGCCCCTGCTGGCGGGTCGCCTGCTGCGGCCGCGGCCTGCCGTTCACCGCGGGCGGGATGCGGCGGGTCTCCTCCTGCCGAGCGCGCTCCGGCGGCGGACGCCGGGTTGCGCGGTCGGCGGGACGCTCGGGTGGCCACCCCGGGTCTCTGTCCAACGCGCGCCCAATCCTCGCCGGTCCGGTTCTGGCACCCCAGAGTAGTCGGTCAGGCCCGTCGCGCCCGGACGCGACGGTAAATCTGCCGCGCGGAGAGCAGGACCAGTGCCGCGGCACCCGCGATCGTGAGGACCAGCGTCACCACGCCGTACTCGTTCGACCGCAGCTCGAAGCGGGCAGGGTGGCCCAGCGGTGTGCCGCCGGGAGTGGTGAGCGACACGGTCAGGTTGAACACGCCGGCACGCAGCGCCTCGGCCGGGATCCGTTCGCTGCCGCCGAGCCCGGCCGGGACCAGGCGGTCCGGCACCTGCTCGACCCGCAGGCCGGGCGTGTTGCTCAGCGAAATCCGCACCGCGATCTGCACGGGCAGCCGGTTGTTGAACGACACCGGCAGCGGCGCCGACCCGGATGCCATCGAGATCGGCACCGACGGCGTGTCCACGGTCACCCGGCCGAGCAGGGCGTCCAGCTCGGAGCGCGCGTCGGCGGCGGAGGCCTCCGCCGCGCCCCGCGCCGGGCGCCAGGCCGATGACGTGCTGCGCAGCAACGCGAACCGCAGCGGTTCGAGCAGCTCGGCCGGCTGGACCCGCGCGGCCGGGTCGATCTGCATCGCGCCCTGCAGGTCGGCCATCGTGGACTCGATCGAGTTCATCTGCTCGGTGACCGACGACGGCGTCGCGGTGGCGAGATCTTCGGCCGTGTAGCTCATCTTCGCGCTGCCGGTGGTCATCGACGTCAGCAGCGTGGGCAGCGGCAGCGGGGTCAGCATGCCCCGCTGCACGAGGTCGCCCACGTTCCGCAGGAACCCGGTCAGCTCGTCCTGTGCCGCGGTCCACCGGTGTGGCGGCGCGACCAGCACCGGCCGGGACGGGGTCCCGGACAGGCCACCGCGGAACGCGAGCGCCGCCAGCCCGTTCTGGGCTGCGACATCGGGGTCGTCCACCGGCGTCTCCGATGTCACCGCCGACGCGTCGGACGCTCCGGCCAGCCCGGCCAGGACGAGGGGGTCGGCCTGCTGGGCGCGCAGCTGGGTGCCCTCCAGCCGGACCGGGCCGGCCACCGGGGTGGCGGAATCCACCGGATCGGTGATCAGTGTGCGCACTCCGGCGCTGCTCAGCGCGGCCAGCGTGCTCTGGTCGAGTGCGCC
Proteins encoded in this window:
- the trxB gene encoding thioredoxin-disulfide reductase, with amino-acid sequence MAAENVRNLIIVGSGPAGYTAAVYAARAQLEPLVFEGSQFGGALMTTTEVENYPGFRDGIQGPDLMEEMRKQAERFGAELRAEDVEKLELDGDVKYVTAHGTRYAAKAVILAMGSAPRYLNVPGEQELLGRGVSACATCDGFFFRDQDIAVLGGGDSAMEEATFLTRFARSVTIVHRREDFRASKIMLERARANEKIKWALNKQVVQVIGDTTVAGLKLRDTVTGEESVLDVTGFFVAIGHDPRSELVKGQIDLDAEGYVLTKGRSSYTNLPGVFAAGDLVDHTYRQAITAAGSGCSAAIDAERWLAEHAGTENAEVAPELVGGGYGPAI
- a CDS encoding N-acetylmuramoyl-L-alanine amidase; this encodes MRVLRRGDVGDDVAEIRSMLASIGLLRPDAGNLFDHEVERAVRGFQQRRGLLIDGVVGSATYHVLRGATFHLGSRPLAYLISAPVHGDDVFALQDRLTELGYDAGRPDGVFGPKTEQALRSFQRDYGLVIDGICGPATVRALRQLSPRARGGRPVLLREQEQVRQSGPRLRGKRIVIDPGHGGADPGVEIAGLREADVVWDLARRLEGRMKATGMEALISRGPDNGPAESERAAFANNAGADLFLSLHCDRNSSPHAQGVASFHFGNGLGTTSTVGELLAGYLQREVAARTGLLDCRTHAKTWDILRLTRCPAVRMEIGYLSNPGDRAKLSDPAFRDIVAEGILIAVKRLYLLGEGDQPTGTFTFADVLAHELAKAE
- the sigM gene encoding RNA polymerase sigma factor SigM; this translates as MTAAAPTDADLLAAHASGDPHAFTELVRRHRDRMWAVALRTLRDPEEASDALQEAFISAFRAAANFRAESQVTTWLHRIVVNACLDRIRRRQARPTVPLPETGVQEPATPRDSMADRETRLVIKDALAQLPEEQRLPIVLVDVEGYSVSETARMLGIAEGTVKSRCARGRAKLAKVLGHLRNPDAPAGVPTSESKRERGRPGAQREREGR
- the trxA gene encoding thioredoxin, giving the protein MSDTVKVTDQSFADDVLTSDKPVLVDFWATWCGPCKMVAPVLEEIAAEHKDKLTVAKLDIDENPGTARDYQVMSIPTLILFQGGKPVKQIVGAKPKAALLSDLSDVIA
- a CDS encoding protein kinase family protein; translated protein: MNEKRSEQSGPTRTGVRARGGSLAPGSVVGDGRYRLLAQFGIDERAGAHLWRARDGQLRRDVALTLLVGDPADAEAARQARKTLERATHAAKFNHEAVARVLDVLTLGSGITSGEGLLGVVVTEWTKGTDLIDLVADRPVQPLAAARMVQRLAEAVERAHHSGLVLGLDHPQRLRLTTDGSLRLAFPGPLPDATLRDDVKAIGGILYLLLTGRWPLPGGPAAIPAAPHSPNGRLVPPRSLQPSVPQELSSLAVRTVEDGGPGGIRTSAAIVRALEMAAEAEERTQLIKAQMEADGDNTIWTTKKPVKDRARRRKLALGVTVLVVAAVGILAWLGMLAISFFQDDPGTGGPPINVANPTTPVSAPAGSSSVAPPPSGGQAQIGAAVGPSSVTVYNPDGNGDNTSRARNTVDGDPGTIWRTDQYRQQFPAIKEGVGLLASFDKPINLAKVTIAANSPGTTVEIRLASSRDPELADTRVVGTATLNGATTDITLAQPQQAQYVIVWITKLSDTDKGFQSQIGELTFLPAQ